CGCGATGGCAGCATGTATGAATGGCATGGCACTTCATGGTGGGATATTGCCATATGGAGGAACGTTTTTAGTATTTTCTGATTACTGCCGTCCTGCAATTCGTCTGTCAGCTTTGATGAAGCAGCAGGTGATATATGTAATGACGCATGACTCCATTGGCCTTGGTGAAGATGGGCCAACGCATCAACCAGTTGAGCACCTTGCATCACTGAGGGCAATTCCAAATCTTCTTGTGTTTAGGCCAGCTGATGCACTTGAGACTTTAGAATGTTTGGATATTGCTTTAAGCTCTAAAGACTCACCTTCCCTTTTTGTGTTATCGAGGCAAAATTTAAACTACATGGGCAGACCATATCAAAAGGAAAATCTCTGTGAATTTGGTGGGTATATTCTATCTGAGTATAAAGATAGCTTAGATGTCACCATATTTGCTACAGGTTCAGAGGTTGAAATTGCCATAGAAACAAAGAATAAACTCCAGCAAAAAGGAATTGGAGTAAGAGTTGTATCCATGCCGTGCTGGCAACTTTTTGATCAGCAAAGCAATAAATACAAGTTAGAAATTTTAAATAATAATAACATTAAAGCTGCAGTTGAAGCAGGAAGCAGCCTGGGGTGGCATAAATATATAGGTCAAGATGGAATTTTTGTTGGTATGGAAAGCTTTGGCTGCTCTGCTCCATATAAGAAACTATATGAACATTTTAACATCAACGCTGATAGTTTAGTTAAAAAGATATTAGATAAATTAAGAAAATAGCTTTATTTTTTAATAAAATAATGTTATAATATAAACCATTTAAATATATAGAGATATTATGTTCATCAATTACTATGAAGTGCTAGGTGTAGATAGAAATGCTACTGAAGGTGAGATAAGGGAAGTATATAAAAAATTAGCACTAAAGCACCACTCAAATAAATCAATTGAAAATTGCGTGAAAAACTTATCTAAAAATTTAAAGCCGTTGATGGATAAGTACATTCAGAATTCTGGCAGCCCCGCTAAAAGAGCTCAAATGTCTGATTCCAAAGATAGCCCTAGTACTTCCTTTGATACTACAAAAGTAGAAAAAGATAATAAGAATTGTATAATTATGTAATAAAGTAGAGAGTTAAACGCAAAAATAAGAAT
This sequence is a window from Candidatus Mesenet endosymbiont of Phosphuga atrata. Protein-coding genes within it:
- a CDS encoding DnaJ domain-containing protein, translated to MFINYYEVLGVDRNATEGEIREVYKKLALKHHSNKSIENCVKNLSKNLKPLMDKYIQNSGSPAKRAQMSDSKDSPSTSFDTTKVEKDNKNCIIM